The following proteins are co-located in the Acanthochromis polyacanthus isolate Apoly-LR-REF ecotype Palm Island chromosome 7, KAUST_Apoly_ChrSc, whole genome shotgun sequence genome:
- the tpcn1 gene encoding two pore channel protein 1 produces MESDDDVPLILTWDEANSGLLNEEAERGDENGGNYDIVNNAVISTPGPQNHRAQNVSLRQSWEMNYQEAAIYLQEGENNDKFFTHPRNPKALAAYLFAHNHLFYMMELLTGLLLMMLSLCEAPAVPSLRLDVYVHATLELLALVMVAFELCMKLRWLGFHTFIRHKRTMVKTCVLLLQFVEAIVVLIRQTSHVRVTRALRPIFLVDCRYCGAVRRNLRQIFQSLPPFIDILLLLLFFMVIFAILGFCLFSTNDADPYFNTLENSLVSLFVLLTTANFPDVMMPAYSRNRWSCVFFIVYLSIELYFIMNLLLAVVFDTFNDVEKMKFKSLLLHKRSAIDHAFQLLVSRQRPMGVSLKQFDGLMRFYRPRMSARDRFLTYKALNTSGAPMLSLQDFYKFYEVTGLKWKARRSGEHWFDDLPHTTFLIFKGINLLVKSKAFQYAMYVVVAINGVWILVETYRLNNGFFRSTFVPWSYIVFLTIYGVEVLLKISGLGPMAYFSSGWNLFDFSVTVFAFLGLIAIAFNMEPFYFIVVLRTLQLLRLFKIKLRYRNVLDTMFELFPRMASLGLTLIIFYYSFAIVGMEFFADVVYPNCCNTSTVADSYKQINVTIGNNTVLEEGYYYLNNFNNILSSFVTLFELTVVNNWYITMEGVTSMTSHWSRLYFMTFYIVTMVVMTIIVAFILDAFVFRMNYSRKNREPLDNPEDENGIVFEVEVSRDEALATLELYKQTCPGLSSLSSLQGVLQAMDRSGHSSLVYQGRRSRTKSDLSMKMYEEEIQEWYAEYSRENLPQPDQSLERELDSPSSEPSPFPQPQLNSQTGPHGIN; encoded by the exons ATGGAGTCTGACGACGATGTGCCTCTCATCTTAACCTGGGACGAAGCGAACAGCGGTCTGCTGAACGAGGAGGCTGAAAGAGGAGACGAGA ATGGAGGCAATTATGACATCGTGAATAATGCTGTGATCTCAACGCCCGGGCCACAAAACCACAGAGCCCAAAATGTGTCATTGCGACAAAGCTGGGAGATGAACTACCAGGAGGCAGCCATCTACCTGCAG GAAGGAGAGAACAATGATAAGTTCTTCACTCACCCTCGAAACCCAAAAGCACTGGCAGCGTACCTGTTTGCCCACAACCACCTTTTCTACATGATGGAGCTGCTCACAGGTCTGCTGCTCATGATGCTGTCACTGTGTGAAGCTCCTGCTGTACCTTCGCTGCGTCTGGATGTCTAT GTCCATGCCACGCTAGAGCTGCTGGCTTTGGTCATGGTGGCGTTTGAACTCTGCATGAAGCTCCGCTGGTTAGGCTTCCACACCTTCATACGGCACAAGAGGACTATGGTCAAG ACGTGTGTGTTGTTGCTACAGTTTGTGGAGGCCATAGTGGTCCTGATCAGACAAACGTCTCACGTGCGAGTGACCAGAGCGCTCAGACCCATATTTCTGGTAGACTGTAGATACTGTGGTGCCGTGCGCAG AAACTTACGTCAGATCTTCCAGTCCCTTCCTCCTTTTATTGacatcctcctgctgctgcttttcttcatgGTTATATTTGCTATCTTAG GTTTCTGCCTCTTCTCTACAAACGATGCTGACCCG TACTTCAACACTCTGGAGAACAGCCTTGTCAGCCTGTTTGTGCTGCTGACCACAGCAAA TTTCCCTGATGTGATGATGCCGGCGTACTCCAGGAACCGCTGGTCCTgtgttttcttcattgtttaCCTCTCCATCGAGCTCTACTTCATCATGAACCTG CTCCTGGCAGTAGTGTTTGATACATTTAATGATGTTGAGAAGATGAAGTTTAAATCTCTTTTGCTTCACAAACGCTCCGCTATTGACCATGCATTCCAGCTGCTGGTTAGCCGACAG AGACCGATGGGTGTGTCGCTGAAACAATTCGATGGTCTGATGCGTTTTTACAGACCACGGATGTCAGCAAGAGACCGTTTCCtcacatataaagctcttaacaCGTCAGGGGCTCCTATGCTCAG tctgcaAGACTTTTATAAGTTCTATGAGGTCACCGGCCTTAAATGGAAG GCCCGTCGCAGTGGTGAACATTGGTTTGATGATCTTCCACACACAACCTTCCTCATTTTCAAAG GCATCAACCTGCTTGTCAAGTCTAAGGCCTTCCAATATGCCATGT ATGTGGTGGTGGCCATCAATGGTGTGTGGATCCTCGTGGAGACGTACAGGCTCAACA ATGGATTTTTCAGGTCCACATTTGTTCCCTGGAGTTACATTGTTTTCCTGACCA TTTATGGTGTAGAGGTGTTATTGAAAATATCGGGTTTGGGGCCAATGGCTTATTTCAGCTCAGGGTGGAATCT GTTTGACTTCTCTGTGACGGTGTTTGCCTTCCTGGGCCTCATCGCTATTGCCTTCAATATGGAGCCCTTCTACTTCATCGTAGTTCTCAGAACACTTCAGCTGCTCCG GTTATTTAAGATCAAGCTGAGGTACCGTAATGTGTTGGACACCATGTTTGAGCTCTTCCCCAGGATGGCAAGTCTGGGCTTGACCTTAATCATCTTCTACTATTCTTTTGCTATTGTTGGAATGGAGTTCTTTGCAGATGTGGTTTACCCCAACTGCTGCAA CACCAGCACAGTGGCAGATTCCTACAAACAGATCAATGTCACAATTGGCAACAACACAGTGTTGGAAGAAGGCTACTATTATCTTAATAACTTCAACAACATTCTCAGCAGCTTCG TGACTCTGTTTGAATTGACTGTGGTCAACAACTGGTACATCACCATG GAAGGAGTCACTTCTATGACAAGCCACTGGAGCCGCCTGTACTTCATGACTTTTTATATAGTTACCATG GTGGTGATGACCATCATTGTGGCGTTCATTCTGGATGCGTTTGTGTTCCGCATGAACTACAGCCGCAAGAACCGAGAACCACTGGATAATCCAGAGG ATGAGAATGGGATCGTGTTTGAAGTAGAAGTGAGTCGTGATGAAGCTCTGGCCACACTTGAGCTGTACAAACAGACGTGCCCAGGACTGTCTTCCCTCAGCTCTCTACAGGGAGTCCTACAAGCTATGGACAGGAGTGGG CACTCATCTCTGGTGTATCAAGGTCGCAGATCTAGGACCAAGAGTGACCTCAGTATGAAAATGTACGAAGAGGAGATACAG GAGTGGTATGCAGAGTATTCAAGGGAAAACCTGCCTCAACCAGACCAAAGCTTGGAACGGGAGCTGGACAGTCCCAGCTCTGAACCTTCTCCCTTCCCACAGCCTCAGCTCAACTCACAGACTGGACCTCACGGCATCAACTAA
- the iqcd gene encoding dynein regulatory complex protein 10 produces MSAKGATSPARTHSEWAECISNVLENCISQAEITATLSAVLQSSCVSGVADQELCNALQEHQLLEERLEKLEDLESDGKQEGEAVKERKQARAQLERNIKNSFRYVLRLCKANPDAVSGLRAELGIEIVDSEDILIRELKVFHSHMVRKLWTSLDEELQPGGKTQNLEETILLEEKIAEKIKETDAQISYNENEIEIMQQKNKALEEEMSLPTEKQCQPQIKTTSPKQTSLQEEIDQLKIQLNNLMFENRQAEGILQEKNEKLEMEIEYLIRNFDEKITETQANLEVNETSYGKEEEDLRKLEEVFSVLEVESNQILERRRQAEEKRLKEMKELELKTKAVIFAQAWWRGYSTRKAIKNKGKGKKAKKAKARRPNKPLTSVVVHHSVCTEGMFLDDV; encoded by the exons ATGTCTGCAAAGGGTGCAACAAGTCCAGCAAGAACACACTCCGAATGGGCTGAATGCATCTCAAATGTACTGGAAAACTGCATCAGTCAAGCTGAGATTACAGCAACTTTGTCTGCTGTTCTCCAGTCAAGCTGTGTGTCTGGTGTAGCGGACCAGGAGCTATGTAATGCACTTCAAGAGCACCAGTTGTTAGAAGAAAGACTGGAGAAACTAGAAGATCTCGAATCAGATGGGAAACAAGAGGGAGAAGCTGTGAAAGAAAGGAAACAAGCAAGGGCTCAGCTTGAGAGGAACATCAAGAACTCTTTCAGATATGTGCTCAGGCTTTGCAAAGCCAATCCAGATGCTGTTTCTGGCTTGAGGGCAGAGCTAGGTATTGAAATAGTGGACAGTGAGGATATACTAATTAGAGAGCTTAAAGTGTTTCACAGCCATATGGTTAGAAAGTTGTGGACCAGTCTGGATGAGGAGCTACAGCCTGGGGGCAAAACTCAAAATCTGGAAGAAACAATTTTACTGGAGGAAAAAATTGctgaaaaaataaaggaaacagATGCACAG ATTTCTTACAATGAAAATGAGATAGAAATTATGCAGCAAAAGAACAAGGCTCTAGAAGAAGAAATGTCACTTCCCACAGAAAAACAGTGCCAGCCACAGATCAAGACAACAAGCCCGAAGCAGACCAGTCTACAAGAGGAAATTGATCAACTGAAGATTCAGCTCAACAATTTGATGTTTGAAAACAGACAAGCAGAGGGAATACTTCAAGAG aaaaatgaaaagctgGAGATGGAAATTGAATACTTAATCCGAAATTTTGACGAAAAAATAACGGAAACCCAG GCCAACCTGGAGGTGAATGAAACGAGTTatggaaaggaggaggaggatctgaGGAAGCTGGAGGAAGTGTTTTCTGTCCTAGAAGTGGAGTCCAACCAGATCCTGGAGAGGCGTCGTCAGGCGGAGGAGAAGAGGCTGAAGGAGATGAAGGAGCTGGAGCTGAAGACCAAAGCGGTTATTTTCGCCCAGGCCTGGTGGAGAGGCTACAGTACTCGCAAGGCCATAAAGAACAAAGGCAAAGGCAAGAAGGCCAAAAAAGCAAAGGCAAGAAGACCAAATAAACCGCTGACTAGTGTTGTTGTGCATCACTCTGTCTGTACAGAAGGTATGTTTTTAGATGATGTATAA